The following are from one region of the Sulfurimicrobium lacus genome:
- a CDS encoding ArnT family glycosyltransferase translates to MNWLNEWRAGRIQDRQLLLLLLLITALAFFYGLGGAPLFDLDEGAFSEATRQMFVRGDFISPYVNNQPRFDKPILIYWLQAPSVWLFGVNEFAFRFPSALAAALWVAVVYRFVAQKMDRTTALVAGIIIATSLGVLGIGRAATADAVLNLLIAATMLDIFRYYQERRSVVLYRAFLWMGLGILTKGPVAILIPLAVSLMFFVSRREFVTWLKAVFNPVGLTIMLAVALPWYVIQYGREGDAFIQGFFFKHNLERFNSPMENHGGGLFYYALVIPLMVLPYTTLLLATLGRIREALRDERLLFLWLWFLFVFIFFSFSGTKLPHYVLYGLTPMFILMAVYRERVRGRVLLLLPALLFFLLLFFVPEIVAWIQPRVKDSYVAALLSAPGEAFGMGYRIMLGVAVAIVLFLLAEGRIPAWFKLLLAGCTSAVVFVAALTPAAGILQQAPIKQAALVARQLDEPVIMWRLNTPSFNVYSGKITEHRDPQAGEVVLTKTRHLAELPAYRLLYEQRGVALARVLPVGARQ, encoded by the coding sequence ATGAATTGGTTGAATGAATGGCGCGCGGGCCGGATTCAGGATCGGCAACTGCTGCTATTGCTGCTGCTGATTACGGCGCTGGCCTTTTTTTACGGCCTCGGCGGTGCGCCGCTGTTCGACCTGGACGAAGGGGCGTTCAGCGAAGCCACGCGCCAGATGTTCGTGCGCGGTGATTTCATATCGCCTTACGTCAACAACCAGCCGCGCTTCGACAAGCCCATCCTGATTTACTGGCTGCAGGCGCCGAGCGTATGGCTGTTCGGCGTCAACGAGTTCGCTTTCCGCTTTCCTTCGGCCCTTGCCGCAGCATTGTGGGTTGCCGTGGTTTACCGCTTCGTGGCGCAAAAGATGGACCGCACCACTGCACTGGTGGCCGGCATCATTATCGCCACCTCGCTCGGTGTGCTGGGGATCGGCCGCGCGGCGACGGCCGACGCAGTGCTCAATCTGCTCATCGCCGCCACCATGCTGGATATTTTCCGCTACTACCAGGAGCGCCGCAGCGTCGTGCTGTATCGCGCCTTCCTGTGGATGGGGCTGGGCATTCTGACCAAGGGGCCGGTGGCGATCCTGATCCCGCTTGCGGTCAGCCTGATGTTCTTTGTCTCGCGCCGTGAGTTCGTTACCTGGCTCAAGGCCGTGTTCAACCCGGTTGGCCTGACTATCATGCTGGCGGTGGCGCTGCCCTGGTACGTGATTCAATACGGCAGGGAAGGCGACGCCTTCATCCAGGGCTTCTTCTTCAAGCACAACCTGGAACGTTTCAATTCGCCCATGGAGAACCACGGCGGCGGACTGTTCTATTACGCGCTGGTGATTCCGCTCATGGTGCTGCCTTACACCACGCTGCTGCTGGCTACCCTGGGACGCATCAGGGAGGCGCTGCGCGACGAGCGATTGCTGTTTCTCTGGCTGTGGTTCCTCTTCGTCTTCATCTTCTTTTCCTTTTCCGGCACCAAGCTGCCCCATTACGTGCTCTATGGCCTGACGCCCATGTTCATCCTCATGGCGGTGTACCGGGAACGCGTGCGGGGAAGGGTGCTTTTGCTGTTGCCCGCGCTGCTATTTTTTCTGCTGCTGTTCTTTGTCCCCGAGATCGTGGCATGGATTCAGCCGCGAGTGAAAGATAGCTACGTGGCTGCGCTGCTGAGCGCTCCCGGCGAGGCATTCGGCATGGGTTACCGGATCATGCTGGGCGTAGCCGTCGCGATCGTCCTGTTCCTCCTGGCGGAAGGCCGGATTCCGGCGTGGTTCAAGCTCTTGCTCGCCGGGTGCACCAGCGCCGTGGTGTTCGTCGCCGCCCTGACCCCCGCAGCCGGGATCTTGCAACAGGCGCCGATCAAACAGGCGGCACTGGTCGCGCGGCAACTGGACGAGCCGGTGATCATGTGGCGCCTGAATACGCCCAGCTTCAATGTCTACAGCGGAAAGATAACCGAGCATCGTGACCCGCAAGCCGGCGAGGTGGTCCTGACCAAGACGCGTCATCTGGCAGAACTGCCGGCCTATCGACTGCTCTATGAACAGCGCGGTGTCGCGCTGGCGCGCGTGCTGCCTGTGGGGGCCAGGCAGTGA
- a CDS encoding phosphatase PAP2 family protein gives MKNGAATAWRWGPPLFALLTLIAVYASGSNRAIFLFFNHFSVYSGDALWARITVFGDTAVILAVLLPWWRKRPDLVWAALLAALLATLWTHGLKHLADVPRPPAVLDASSFHVIGPAHRAGSFPSGHSTAIFTLVGVMVLTAIAGWQRWALLAFALLVAVSRSVVGVHWPLDLLGGMLGGWLSALGGVWLARRWPWERRLFVRWLSAAIPAIAAALLLVGYKTGYEDAALMQQGVGAVCLALWGWGWVSRRKMLAR, from the coding sequence GTGAAAAACGGCGCCGCAACTGCCTGGCGGTGGGGGCCGCCTCTGTTCGCACTGTTAACGCTGATCGCAGTCTATGCGAGCGGGAGCAACCGCGCCATCTTCTTGTTCTTCAACCATTTTTCCGTCTACAGCGGCGATGCCTTGTGGGCCAGGATAACGGTATTCGGCGACACTGCCGTCATTCTGGCAGTGCTTCTGCCATGGTGGCGCAAGCGGCCCGACCTGGTATGGGCTGCGCTCCTGGCTGCGCTCCTGGCGACGCTCTGGACGCATGGCCTGAAACACCTGGCAGATGTGCCGAGACCACCCGCCGTGCTCGATGCCAGCAGCTTTCATGTAATCGGTCCGGCGCACCGCGCGGGGTCTTTTCCTTCCGGGCACAGTACGGCGATCTTCACCCTGGTAGGGGTGATGGTGCTGACCGCCATAGCCGGCTGGCAGCGCTGGGCGCTGCTGGCCTTCGCCCTCCTGGTTGCGGTATCGCGCAGCGTGGTGGGAGTCCACTGGCCACTCGATCTTCTCGGCGGCATGCTCGGCGGCTGGCTCTCCGCCCTCGGCGGGGTGTGGCTGGCAAGGCGCTGGCCATGGGAACGGCGCCTTTTCGTGCGCTGGTTGTCTGCGGCGATTCCCGCAATTGCGGCGGCCTTATTGCTGGTGGGATACAAAACCGGTTATGAGGACGCGGCTTTGATGCAGCAAGGAGTGGGGGCGGTCTGCCTTGCCTTGTGGGGATGGGGTTGGGTTTCGCGGCGCAAGATGCTCGCTCGATAA
- a CDS encoding GGDEF domain-containing protein — protein sequence MPTHLTEPGLPGILKKLGSMTAIRDTYLVEQSLLRTLGPLLGVLETSLYRVDDNGVVLRALHHARTMVTEEDGVQRVAERVEEIANDQNIPSAVRELLDNVRLLGKPCRRKTGNDLLICYPLRGGNELCGYFVFQRDREVTPVEDAIVNGVLEVFTNYYELLDTSQRDQLTGLLNRYSLETNLDRLWNLLSIRIHDSENENSRRDKTPKTYWLGVLDIDHFKSINDTYGHIMGDEVLILVTRLLQSSFRQSDLLYRYGGEEFIAIIAANDLESATLAFERARKKIEEFQFPQVGHVTISGGFSGADPRVLPQEVINRADSSLYAAKHAGRNRIFHYDTLVKEGVLKEVASGSIDLF from the coding sequence ATGCCCACTCACCTCACCGAACCGGGTTTGCCCGGCATATTAAAAAAACTTGGCTCGATGACCGCGATCCGCGACACCTATCTGGTGGAACAGAGCCTGTTGCGCACGCTTGGCCCCTTGCTTGGCGTGCTCGAAACCTCTCTTTATCGCGTCGATGACAACGGAGTCGTCCTGCGTGCACTGCATCACGCGCGAACCATGGTGACGGAAGAAGATGGCGTTCAACGCGTCGCAGAGCGGGTTGAGGAAATCGCCAACGATCAGAACATCCCGAGCGCAGTGCGTGAACTGCTTGATAACGTGCGCCTGCTCGGCAAGCCATGCAGGCGAAAAACGGGGAATGACCTGCTCATCTGCTACCCGCTGCGGGGCGGCAATGAACTGTGCGGCTATTTCGTCTTTCAGCGTGATCGGGAAGTTACGCCTGTCGAAGATGCAATCGTTAACGGCGTCCTTGAAGTGTTCACGAATTACTATGAACTGCTCGACACCAGCCAGCGCGACCAACTCACGGGCCTGCTGAACCGCTACTCGCTGGAAACCAATCTCGACCGCTTGTGGAATCTGCTGTCAATCCGCATTCACGATTCAGAAAACGAGAATTCACGACGCGATAAAACGCCTAAAACCTACTGGCTCGGCGTGCTGGACATCGATCACTTCAAAAGCATCAACGATACCTACGGCCACATCATGGGTGATGAAGTGCTGATTTTGGTCACCCGCCTGCTGCAAAGCTCGTTTCGCCAGTCCGATCTTCTCTACCGCTACGGCGGCGAAGAGTTCATCGCCATCATCGCCGCCAACGACCTTGAGTCGGCTACGCTGGCTTTCGAGCGTGCACGGAAGAAAATCGAGGAATTCCAGTTTCCGCAGGTAGGCCATGTCACCATCAGCGGCGGCTTCAGCGGCGCCGACCCGCGCGTGCTGCCGCAAGAAGTGATCAACCGTGCCGACAGTTCGCTATATGCCGCAAAACATGCGGGACGCAACCGAATTTTTCACTACGACACGCTGGTCAAGGAAGGTGTTCTGAAAGAGGTCGCATCGGGCAGCATAGACCTGTTTTGA
- a CDS encoding Smr/MutS family protein: MDEDDLILFRTAVGDARPLRHGARFLHPPRKPKPIPLQSQRDQREVLPDSLSDHVYWADSLESGEELAFLRPGLQSAVLRKLRRGHWVPQGELDLHGLTVAEAKVELIGFLHHCQKNSLRCVRIIHGKGLRSKNREPVLKNKVAHWLMQRDEILAFCQAKAADGGGGAMLVLLKSW, encoded by the coding sequence GTGGATGAAGATGATCTGATCCTTTTCCGCACGGCGGTCGGCGATGCCAGACCGCTGCGGCATGGAGCAAGATTCCTTCATCCACCGCGCAAACCCAAGCCCATCCCCCTGCAGAGCCAGCGCGACCAGCGCGAGGTGCTGCCCGACTCACTCAGCGACCATGTTTACTGGGCGGACAGCCTCGAAAGCGGCGAGGAGCTGGCGTTTCTGCGCCCCGGCCTGCAATCCGCGGTATTGCGCAAGCTGCGCCGCGGTCATTGGGTGCCCCAGGGCGAACTCGACCTGCACGGCCTCACCGTAGCGGAAGCCAAGGTGGAACTGATCGGGTTTCTCCACCACTGCCAGAAAAACAGCCTGCGCTGCGTGCGCATCATTCACGGCAAAGGCCTGCGCTCCAAAAACCGCGAACCGGTGCTGAAAAACAAGGTCGCCCACTGGCTGATGCAGCGCGACGAAATTCTCGCTTTCTGCCAGGCCAAGGCTGCGGATGGCGGGGGCGGCGCGATGCTGGTGCTGCTCAAGAGCTGGTAG
- the trxB gene encoding thioredoxin-disulfide reductase, whose product MSVKHSQLLILGSGPAGYTAAIYAARANLKPVIITGMQQGGQLTTTTEVDNWPADVDGVMGPVLMERFQKHAERFNTEIIFDQIHTAKLGEKPFTLIGDSGTYTCDALIIATGASAKYLGLPSEQAFMGRGVSGCATCDGFFYKNQDVAVVGGGNSAIEEALYLSNIAKHVTLVHRRDTFKAEKIMVDKLKDRIANGNITLEAFCELDEVLGDKTGVTGMRLKNCNDGSTKDIALQGIFIAIGHKPNTDLFEGQMELEGGYIVTQGGNKGFATQTSIPGVFAAGDVQDFIYRQAITSAGTGCQAALDAERYLDDQHK is encoded by the coding sequence ATGTCCGTCAAGCACAGCCAACTGCTCATCCTCGGCTCCGGCCCTGCCGGTTACACCGCTGCCATCTACGCTGCCCGCGCCAACCTGAAGCCAGTTATCATCACCGGCATGCAGCAGGGCGGACAGCTCACCACCACCACCGAAGTGGACAACTGGCCGGCCGACGTGGATGGCGTGATGGGCCCGGTGCTGATGGAACGTTTCCAGAAACACGCCGAACGCTTCAACACCGAAATCATCTTCGACCAAATTCACACCGCCAAGCTGGGCGAAAAACCCTTCACCCTGATCGGCGATTCCGGCACCTATACCTGCGACGCCCTCATCATCGCTACCGGCGCCTCCGCCAAGTACCTCGGCCTGCCGTCCGAACAGGCGTTCATGGGACGCGGCGTATCCGGCTGCGCCACCTGCGACGGTTTCTTCTACAAGAACCAGGACGTGGCCGTGGTCGGCGGCGGCAACTCCGCCATCGAGGAAGCCCTGTATCTGTCCAACATTGCCAAGCACGTGACCCTGGTGCACCGCCGCGACACCTTCAAGGCGGAAAAGATCATGGTGGACAAGCTGAAAGATCGCATCGCGAACGGCAACATCACGCTCGAAGCGTTTTGCGAACTGGACGAAGTGCTTGGCGACAAGACCGGCGTCACCGGCATGCGCCTCAAGAACTGCAACGACGGCTCCACCAAGGACATCGCGCTGCAGGGCATCTTCATCGCCATCGGCCACAAGCCCAACACCGACCTGTTCGAAGGCCAAATGGAACTTGAAGGCGGCTACATCGTGACCCAGGGCGGCAACAAGGGTTTCGCCACGCAGACCAGCATTCCCGGCGTGTTCGCGGCCGGCGACGTGCAGGACTTCATCTATCGCCAGGCCATCACCAGCGCCGGCACGGGCTGCCAGGCCGCGCTGGATGCCGAGCGCTACCTCGACGACCAGCACAAGTAA
- a CDS encoding DNA translocase FtsK, protein MATSKNISTSKPSAGSPFPPKISGLMRESWWLALVGVALYFIMILGTYDRADPGWSHSVTVASVHNAGGQVGAWLADIFLYLYGLSAYWWAAFFLFAIAWGYRRIDSVNEGDRHSLFIAFIGFVIIILASSGIEALRLYSLKVALPLAPGGMLGAVISGFLWKSVGFTGATLLLLFLMAIGLSFFIGLSWLELIERVGGWVEDSYHFVINAREARLDRQAGKEAEAEREHVVTEEKKRFEDHEPIHIQAPVVEIPKSERIEREKQVPLFENMPDSPLPPLHLLDEADQNTEFISPETLEYTSRLIERKLADFGVEVKVIAAYPGPVITRYEIEPAVGVKGSQIMNLIKDLARALSVVSIRVVETIPGKHYMGLELPNPKRQVVRLSEILGSQAYAGMNSPLTIAMGKDIGGQPVVADLAKMPHVLVAGTTGSGKSVAVNAMILSLLYKAEPSQVRLIMVDPKMLELSIYEGIPHLLAPVVTDMKHAANALNWCVAEMERRYKLMSALGVRNLAGANQKIRDAKKAGTPVTNPFSLTPDAPEPVEEMPFIVVLIDELADLMMVVGKKVEELIARLAQKARASGIHLVLATQRPSVDVITGLIKANIPTRIAFQVSSKIDSRTILDQQGAEALLGQGDMLYLPPGTGYPQRVHGAYVADNEVHKVVDYLKSLGEPQYVEGILDGGLADGEGEAGEGGGDVEADPMYDEAVSIVIKSRRASISAVQRQLRIGYNRAARLIEQMEKAGLVSPMQSNGNREVLVPHHE, encoded by the coding sequence ATGGCAACGTCAAAAAACATTTCCACCAGCAAGCCCTCCGCCGGCAGTCCCTTTCCGCCCAAAATTTCCGGGCTGATGCGGGAGTCGTGGTGGCTGGCGCTGGTGGGCGTGGCGCTGTATTTCATCATGATTCTCGGCACTTACGACCGTGCCGATCCGGGCTGGTCGCACAGCGTCACGGTGGCTTCCGTGCATAATGCCGGCGGACAGGTGGGTGCCTGGCTGGCTGACATTTTTCTCTACCTGTACGGCCTTTCCGCTTATTGGTGGGCGGCGTTCTTCCTTTTCGCCATCGCCTGGGGCTATCGCCGCATCGACAGCGTCAACGAGGGCGACCGGCATTCGCTGTTCATCGCGTTCATCGGCTTCGTTATCATCATTCTCGCCAGCAGCGGCATCGAGGCGTTGCGCCTGTATAGCCTGAAAGTCGCCTTGCCATTGGCGCCCGGGGGCATGCTGGGCGCGGTGATCAGCGGTTTCCTGTGGAAATCGGTGGGGTTCACCGGGGCCACGCTGCTGTTGCTGTTCCTGATGGCCATCGGCCTGAGCTTTTTCATCGGCCTTTCCTGGCTCGAACTGATCGAGCGCGTCGGCGGCTGGGTGGAAGACAGTTATCATTTCGTCATCAATGCGCGTGAGGCGCGCCTGGACCGGCAGGCCGGCAAGGAAGCCGAGGCCGAGCGGGAGCACGTGGTCACGGAAGAGAAAAAACGCTTCGAGGATCACGAGCCTATCCATATCCAGGCACCGGTGGTCGAGATTCCGAAATCGGAGCGCATCGAGCGGGAAAAGCAGGTGCCGCTGTTCGAGAACATGCCGGATTCTCCCTTGCCGCCCCTGCACCTGCTGGATGAAGCCGACCAGAACACCGAATTCATCAGCCCCGAGACCCTGGAATACACCTCGCGCCTGATCGAACGCAAGCTGGCCGACTTCGGCGTCGAGGTGAAGGTCATCGCCGCCTATCCCGGCCCGGTCATCACCCGCTACGAGATCGAGCCGGCGGTGGGGGTGAAGGGCAGCCAGATCATGAACCTCATCAAGGACCTAGCGCGCGCCTTGTCGGTGGTGAGCATCCGTGTGGTGGAAACCATCCCCGGCAAGCACTACATGGGCCTCGAGTTGCCCAACCCGAAACGCCAGGTGGTGCGCCTGTCCGAGATTCTCGGTTCGCAGGCCTACGCCGGCATGAATTCTCCGCTTACCATCGCCATGGGCAAGGACATCGGCGGCCAGCCGGTGGTCGCGGACCTGGCCAAGATGCCGCATGTGCTGGTGGCGGGCACCACGGGTTCGGGTAAATCGGTGGCGGTGAACGCCATGATCCTGTCCCTGCTCTACAAGGCCGAACCGTCGCAGGTGCGTCTCATCATGGTCGACCCGAAAATGCTCGAGTTGTCCATTTACGAAGGCATCCCGCACCTGCTCGCGCCGGTGGTCACCGACATGAAGCATGCCGCCAACGCGCTCAACTGGTGCGTGGCCGAGATGGAGCGACGCTACAAGCTGATGTCGGCGCTCGGCGTGCGCAATTTGGCCGGCGCCAACCAGAAGATCCGCGACGCCAAGAAGGCCGGCACGCCGGTCACCAATCCTTTCAGCCTGACGCCCGATGCGCCCGAGCCGGTCGAGGAAATGCCTTTCATCGTGGTGCTGATCGACGAACTGGCCGACCTCATGATGGTGGTGGGCAAGAAGGTGGAAGAACTGATCGCCCGCCTGGCGCAAAAGGCGCGTGCCTCGGGCATCCACCTCGTGCTGGCCACCCAGCGTCCTTCGGTGGACGTCATCACCGGCCTGATCAAGGCCAATATCCCGACCCGTATCGCGTTCCAGGTGTCGAGCAAGATCGATTCGCGCACCATCCTCGACCAGCAGGGCGCCGAAGCGCTGCTCGGCCAGGGCGACATGCTCTACCTGCCGCCCGGCACCGGCTACCCGCAGCGGGTGCATGGCGCCTATGTGGCCGACAACGAAGTACACAAGGTCGTGGATTACCTGAAATCGCTGGGCGAACCGCAATACGTGGAAGGCATCCTGGACGGCGGCCTAGCCGACGGCGAAGGCGAGGCCGGGGAGGGTGGCGGCGACGTCGAAGCTGACCCGATGTACGACGAAGCCGTGTCAATCGTGATCAAATCGCGCCGCGCCTCGATCTCGGCGGTGCAGCGTCAGCTCCGGATCGGCTACAACCGGGCGGCGCGCTTGATCGAGCAAATGGAAAAGGCCGGGCTGGTATCGCCCATGCAAAGCAACGGCAACCGCGAAGTGCTGGTCCCGCACCATGAGTAA
- a CDS encoding WbuC family cupin fold metalloprotein, with protein MSKVEFIDQALLQQVVESAAASPRRRKNYNFHADDGDASHRLLNAMETDSYIPPHCHLDSSKDETILVLRGKIGMVLFDAAGKLTRTEVLQAGGVTLGINIPHGQFHTLVALEAGSVFFESKAGPYAPLSAQEKAPWAPAEDAPDAGRYLAQLKELFATT; from the coding sequence ATGAGTAAGGTGGAATTCATCGACCAGGCACTGCTGCAGCAAGTCGTCGAAAGCGCAGCCGCCTCTCCGCGCCGGCGCAAGAACTACAATTTCCACGCCGACGATGGCGATGCGAGCCACCGCCTGCTCAATGCTATGGAGACGGATTCCTACATTCCGCCGCACTGCCATCTTGATTCGAGCAAGGATGAGACAATATTGGTCCTGCGCGGCAAGATCGGCATGGTGCTGTTCGACGCCGCGGGCAAGCTGACCCGTACCGAAGTGCTGCAGGCCGGCGGCGTAACCCTCGGCATCAATATCCCGCACGGCCAGTTCCATACGCTGGTGGCGCTCGAGGCGGGCAGTGTGTTTTTCGAGTCCAAGGCCGGACCCTACGCGCCGTTGTCCGCGCAAGAGAAGGCCCCCTGGGCGCCCGCCGAAGACGCGCCCGACGCGGGTCGATATTTGGCACAACTCAAAGAGCTATTCGCAACAACATGA
- the lolA gene encoding outer membrane lipoprotein chaperone LolA has translation MKILALLLLLPSMALASGVDSLHNFLLHSHTLRAQFTQMVVDRNGKQVQNASGLMQFSRPGKFRWVYEKPYAQLIVGDGVKVWMFDADLNQVTVKKLDKALGSTPAALLAGNNEIERNFDLIDGGRGEGLEWVEASPRTQDGSFEKIRLAFRDGTLAVMELRDHFGQTTTIRFLQLELNPKLAAKLFVFTPPAGADVVGD, from the coding sequence ATGAAAATACTCGCCTTATTGTTACTTCTGCCGAGCATGGCCTTGGCCTCCGGCGTGGATAGCCTGCACAACTTTCTGCTGCACAGCCACACCCTGCGGGCCCAGTTCACTCAGATGGTGGTGGACCGCAACGGCAAACAGGTGCAAAACGCCAGCGGCCTGATGCAGTTCTCGCGCCCGGGAAAATTCCGCTGGGTGTACGAAAAGCCCTATGCCCAGTTGATCGTCGGCGACGGCGTCAAAGTCTGGATGTTCGACGCCGACCTGAATCAGGTCACGGTGAAGAAACTCGACAAGGCGCTGGGCAGCACGCCAGCCGCCTTGCTGGCGGGAAACAACGAGATCGAGCGCAACTTCGACCTGATCGACGGCGGCCGTGGCGAAGGACTGGAATGGGTCGAGGCATCGCCCAGAACCCAGGACGGCAGCTTCGAGAAAATTCGCCTCGCCTTCAGGGATGGCACCCTGGCGGTGATGGAGCTGCGCGATCACTTCGGCCAGACCACCACCATCCGCTTCCTGCAGCTCGAACTGAACCCCAAGCTGGCGGCCAAGTTGTTCGTCTTTACCCCGCCCGCGGGCGCGGACGTCGTCGGTGACTGA
- a CDS encoding replication-associated recombination protein A: MTDLFSQTPQKPLAERLRPNTLDQVVGQSHLLGPGKPLRMAFESRKLHSMILWGPPGVGKTTLARLMAEAFDAEFIALSAVFSGVKDIREAIQKAELALQQYGRHTILFVDEVHRFNKSQQDAFLPYVEQGLVTFIGATTENPSFEVNSALLSRAQVYVLMPLSDEDLGTLFDRACREALPGMQFNPAAKDLLIGYADGDARRLLNLMEQINNAAISKNIQDIVEEFIQNTLSQSARRFDKGGDQFYDQISALHKSVRGSSPDAALYWLCRMLDGGADPLYLGRRIVRMASEDIGLADPRALRLALDACEVYERLGSPEGELALAQAVLYLAAAPKSNAAYVAYNDVRAFIRNDKSRAVPEHLRNAPTKLMKELGFGREYRYAHDEPDAYAAGENYFPDEVKAVNFYRPTPRGMEGKIGERLAYLRTLDREAGKKK; the protein is encoded by the coding sequence GTGACTGACCTGTTCTCCCAGACGCCGCAGAAGCCCCTTGCGGAACGCTTGCGGCCGAACACGCTGGACCAGGTGGTGGGCCAGTCGCACCTGCTCGGTCCAGGCAAGCCGCTGCGCATGGCGTTCGAATCCAGGAAGCTCCATTCCATGATCCTGTGGGGGCCCCCCGGGGTGGGCAAGACCACGCTGGCACGGCTCATGGCCGAGGCGTTCGACGCTGAGTTCATCGCGTTGTCGGCGGTGTTTTCCGGCGTCAAGGATATCCGCGAGGCGATCCAGAAAGCCGAACTTGCGCTGCAACAGTACGGCAGGCATACCATCCTGTTCGTAGACGAAGTGCACCGCTTCAACAAGTCCCAGCAGGACGCTTTCCTGCCGTACGTCGAGCAGGGGCTGGTGACCTTCATCGGCGCCACCACGGAAAATCCTTCCTTCGAGGTCAACAGCGCGCTGTTGAGCCGGGCGCAGGTCTACGTCCTCATGCCGCTCTCGGATGAGGATCTTGGCACCCTTTTCGACCGCGCCTGCCGCGAGGCGCTGCCGGGCATGCAGTTCAATCCCGCCGCCAAGGATCTGCTGATCGGCTATGCCGACGGCGATGCGCGCCGCCTGCTTAATCTCATGGAACAGATCAACAATGCGGCAATAAGCAAGAATATTCAGGATATTGTCGAAGAATTCATCCAGAATACTTTAAGTCAGAGCGCACGCCGTTTCGACAAGGGCGGCGACCAGTTCTACGACCAGATTTCGGCCCTGCACAAATCCGTGCGCGGCTCCAGTCCCGATGCCGCGCTCTACTGGCTGTGCCGCATGCTCGACGGCGGCGCCGACCCGCTGTATCTGGGCCGCCGCATCGTGCGCATGGCGAGCGAGGACATCGGCCTGGCGGACCCGCGCGCCCTGCGCCTGGCGCTCGATGCCTGCGAGGTGTATGAAAGGCTGGGCAGCCCTGAGGGCGAGCTGGCTTTGGCCCAGGCCGTGCTCTACCTGGCCGCCGCGCCCAAAAGCAACGCCGCCTACGTGGCATATAATGACGTCCGCGCCTTCATCCGCAACGACAAATCCCGCGCCGTGCCGGAGCATTTGCGCAATGCGCCGACCAAGCTGATGAAAGAACTCGGCTTCGGACGCGAATACCGCTACGCCCACGACGAGCCGGACGCTTATGCCGCTGGGGAAAACTATTTCCCGGACGAAGTTAAAGCGGTGAATTTCTATCGCCCCACGCCCAGAGGAATGGAAGGCAAGATCGGCGAACGACTGGCCTATTTGCGTACGCTTGATCGTGAGGCCGGAAAGAAAAAATAA
- a CDS encoding GxxExxY protein — protein MADEITEKVIGAAIEVHKTLGPGLLESVYEEALCHEFGLRTIGFQRQLSVDVHYKDHVIGGQRLDLLVENEVVVEIKSLRSLPEMAMAQVLSYLKATGLKRGLIVNFGEKQLINGIKRISL, from the coding sequence ATGGCAGATGAAATAACCGAGAAAGTAATCGGCGCGGCTATTGAAGTGCACAAAACCTTGGGGCCGGGCTTATTGGAATCTGTTTACGAAGAGGCGCTTTGCCATGAATTCGGACTCAGAACGATTGGATTTCAAAGACAACTTTCCGTTGATGTTCATTACAAGGATCATGTGATTGGTGGCCAGCGCCTTGATTTGCTGGTCGAGAATGAAGTGGTAGTCGAAATAAAATCATTGCGAAGTCTGCCTGAAATGGCGATGGCTCAAGTGCTTTCCTATTTGAAAGCAACTGGCCTGAAGCGCGGTTTGATAGTCAATTTTGGTGAGAAGCAGTTGATCAATGGAATCAAACGCATTTCTCTGTGA